In Rhizophagus irregularis chromosome 1, complete sequence, one genomic interval encodes:
- a CDS encoding uncharacterized protein (SECRETED:cutsite_NQA-CE; SECRETED:prob_0.6999); SECRETED:SignalP(1-24): MKFSPIFIIYTIYFTTFLFTKNQACEQSCRDGISLAFCNSYTQEWNPLFDTLGSNLTNNIYTGLNVNIDQVKILVDTAILNQVNKSKTEFSNNCKDIVEDSIFSKDPKFKGQCQKPLKVIQPKPGVNWTLSDCEQQDYICGNPPSICHFMNEHVKPRNVELLKEALNDRVSDNGNFTSSLIKITNKVITNSDSFEKNQTKDFMDIVTMNIKFELKQFATTFNNSFCITDSNSTTTSCDKYDSGIKSLLLSFP; encoded by the coding sequence atgaaattctcaccaatttttattatttataccatTTATTTCACCACATTTTTATTCACTAAAAATCAAGCATGTGAACAAAGTTGTCGGGATGGTATCTCATTAGCATTTTGTAATAGTTATACACAAGAATGGAATCCACTTTTTGATACTCTTGGTTCAAATTTAacgaataatatttatactggattaaatgttaatattgatcaagttaaaattttggttGATACAGCAATTTTAAATCaagttaataaatcaaaaacagaattttctaataattgtaAAGATATTGTTGAagattcaatattttcaaaagatCCAAAATTTAAAGGACAATGTCAAAAACCTTTAAAAGTTATACAACCTAAACCTGGAGTTAATTGGACATTAAGTGATTGTGAACAACAAGATTATATTTGTGGAAATCCTCCTTCAATTTGTCATTTTATGAATGAACATGTTAAACCAAGAAATGTTGAATTACTTAAAGAAGCTTTAAATGATCGTGTTTCAGATAATGGAAATTTTACAAGttcacttattaaaattactaataaagttattaCAAATTCTGATTCTTTTGAGAAAAATCAAACAAAGGATTTTATGGATATTGTTAcaatgaatattaaatttgaattaaaacaATTTGCTACcacttttaataatagtttttgtaTCACTGATTCAAATTCTACAACAACTTCTTGTGATAAATATGATTCAGGAATCAAATCTCttcttttatcttttccttaa